One window of the Archangium primigenium genome contains the following:
- a CDS encoding O-methyltransferase codes for MDEKITAVLDAYHERMREEDRRWHAAPPDGSRGWLDQVLLAVGPETGQLINILARSLQAPRILEIGTSYGYSGIWLAEAARASGGRLTTLELQDYKSAHAREMATKAGLAEHIDFQVGDALQLIAALPFTLDFVLLDLWKDLYVPCLEAFLPKLNPGAIIVADNMLRPGGEEVKRYGRAVRATPGMTSVLLPVGSGVEISRYEPT; via the coding sequence ATGGACGAGAAGATCACGGCGGTGCTCGACGCCTACCACGAGCGCATGCGCGAGGAGGACCGGCGCTGGCACGCGGCCCCCCCGGACGGCTCGCGCGGCTGGCTGGATCAGGTGTTGCTCGCCGTCGGGCCGGAGACGGGCCAATTGATCAACATCCTCGCGCGCAGCCTCCAGGCCCCGCGGATCCTGGAGATCGGCACGTCCTACGGCTACTCGGGCATCTGGCTGGCGGAGGCCGCGCGGGCCAGCGGTGGCCGGCTGACCACGCTGGAGCTCCAGGACTACAAGTCGGCCCATGCGCGCGAGATGGCCACGAAGGCGGGGCTGGCCGAGCACATCGACTTCCAGGTCGGCGACGCGCTCCAGCTCATCGCCGCCCTGCCCTTCACGCTCGACTTCGTGCTGCTCGATCTCTGGAAGGACCTGTACGTGCCGTGCCTCGAGGCCTTCCTTCCGAAGCTCAACCCGGGGGCGATCATCGTCGCCGACAACATGCTCCGGCCCGGTGGCGAGGAAGTGAAGCGCTATGGACGGGCCGTGCGCGCCACGCCCGGGATGACGAGCGTCCTGTTGCCCGTGGGCAGCGGGGTGGAGATCAGCCGGTACGAGCCCACCTGA